A stretch of Lactuca sativa cultivar Salinas chromosome 6, Lsat_Salinas_v11, whole genome shotgun sequence DNA encodes these proteins:
- the LOC111901145 gene encoding uncharacterized protein LOC111901145 — protein MFKSARWKSEKNKIKGVFKLQFHATQLTQLEGDSLMISVVPTDVGKATSRLEKSKVQDGNCYWEKPLYETVKFSHDQKTGKIHEKIYYFIVAKDSSRFGGVGEVSIDFASYVEATKLFSLSLPLKSANFAAILHVSVQRVQGSFDREIDRSESAKNHDQSLMRHFSNGSFEGNIRSNPTEDQMVSNESDINFSRSSSNSTLNTPQKKEPKKIKQTRESSIKEDKSLQWDWLNGSNPKLSTDDSSTSTLGETSEESSSDVIIQKLKAEVVALTRQNDVSELELQTLRKQIMKEIKKGNELSREVAQLKEERNVYQNRTEEVKVKVKDDPWALLDELQKELNHEKELTSNLQLQLEKKQESSTDMVLPLEKSKSKSKSETDDEDDDEEQRVLEEIVKDHSGIKETYLLEQKIIDLYGEIELYKRDKDELEMQMEQIALDYEILKQENHDISYKLERSQLEEQLKIQYEYTPYSNANELESKIESLENELKSKSKELSNSNLVIKDLETHVKNLEEELVNQEKRFEGNLEEFTRGKIENQKRAIRAEENLRKMRLQNVNLASRLQEELRRLSQKMGSAFEVNEKAAMKAIEEADKLRVEKRALEDMFVKVKIDLWNFCDCFEENVIGFLDYMSLKLKQLEKMKDQIENMNGILRVNGKMQNLEGERLNGNLFLLKKKDLQLEIKEFEKKLDSLVHKTEKSQ, from the exons ATGTTCAAGTCGGCGAGATGGAAAAGCGAAAAGAACAAGATAAAAGGTGTATTCAAGTTGCAGTTTCATGCAACACAG TTGACACAATTAGAAGGAGATTCGTTGATGATATCCGTGGTTCCTACTGATGTTGGAAAAGCAACCTCAAGATTAGAGAAATCAAAAGTTCAAGATGGAAACTGTTATTGGGAAAAACCACTTTATGAAACGGTTAAATTCTCTCATGATCAAAAAACCGGAAAGATTCACGAGAAAATCTATTACTTTATTGTGGCAAAG GATTCTTCAAGATTTGGTGGTGTTGGAGAGGTTTCGATTGATTTTGCAAGTTATGTTGAAGCCACGAAGCTTTTTTCTTTATCTCTTCCTTTAAAAAGTGCAAATTTTGCAGCTATTTTGCAT GTATCAGTTCAAAGGGTGCAGGGATCTTTCGATAG GGAAATTGATAGAAGTGAGAGTGCAAAAAACCATGATCAAAGCTTGATGAGACACTTTAGCAATGGTAGTTTTGAAGGAAACATTAGAAGTAATCCTACTGAA GATCAAATGGTATCCAATGAATCAGATATCAATTTTTCAAGATCCAGTAGCAATTCCACACTCAATACCCCACAAAAAAAGGAACCTAAAAAGATAAAACAGACTCGTGAATCATCAATAAAAGAAGATAAATCATTGCAATGGGATTGGTTAAATGGTTCTAATCCCAAATTAAGTACAGATGATTCTTCAACAAGTACATTAGGAGAAACTTCAGAAGAAAGTTCTTCAGATGTCATCATTCAAAAGCTCAAGGCTGAAGTTGTAGCTTTGACTAGACAAAATGATGTTTCTGAGCTAGAATTACAAACACTTCGTAAACAAATCATGAAGGAAATCAAAAAAGGCAATGAGCTTTCACGGGAAGTAGCTCAACTTAAAGAAGAAAGAAATGTCTATCAGAATCGCACAgaagaagtcaaagtcaaagtcaaagatgATCCGTGGGCCCTTCTTGATGAACTACAGAAAGAATTAAACCATGAGAAAGAACTAACCTCCAATCTTCAATTACAACTTGAGAAAAAACAAGAATCGAGCACTGACATGGTTCTTCCTTtagaaaagtcaaagtcaaagtcaaaatctgagacagatgatgaagatgatgatgaggagCAAAGGGTGTTGGAAGAGATTGTTAAAGACCATAGTGGCATTAAAGAAACGTATTTACTAGAACAAAAGATTATAGATCTTTATGGTGAAATTGAGTTGTATAAAAGAGATAAAGATGAACTTGAAATGCAAATGGAGCAAATAGCACTAGATTATGAAATCTTGAAGCAAGAAAACCATGACATATCTTATAAACTTGAAAGAAGTCAACTTGAAGAACAACTCAAGATTCAATACGAGTATACGCCTTACTCAAATGCAAACGAACTCGAATCAAAAATTGAAAGCTTGGAAAATGAACtcaaatcaaaatcaaaagaaTTATCAAACTCAAATCTTGTGATCAAAGATCTTGAAACCCATGTCAAGAATCTTGAGGAAGAGTTAGTGAATCAAGAAAAAAGGTTTGAGGGCAATCTTGAAGAATTTACACGTGGGAAAATTGAAAATCAGAAAAGGGCGATTCGGGCAGAGGAAAATTTGAGAAAAATGAGGTTGCAAAACGTTAATTTGGCTTCAAGACTTCAAGAGGAACTTAGAAGGCTGTCACAAAAAATGGGTTCTGCATTTGAAGTAAATGAGAAAGCAGCCATGAAAGCTATTGAGGAAGCTGATAAATTACGTGTAGAGAAACGAGCTCTTGAAGATATGTTTGTGAAAGTGAAAATAGATTTATGGAATTTTTGTGattgttttgaagaaaatgttaTTGGTTTTTTGGATTACATGAGTCTAAAGTTGAAACAGTTGGAGAAGATGAAGGACCAGATTGAAAATATGAATGGGATTTTGAGGGTAAATGGAAAGATGCAGAATCTTGAAGGTGAAAGATTGAATGGGAACTTGTTTCTACTTAAGAAGAAAGATCTTCAACTTGAAATTAAagagtttgaaaaaaaattggATAGTCTTGTGCATAAAACTGAGAAATCGCAG TGA